In Nymphaea colorata isolate Beijing-Zhang1983 chromosome 10, ASM883128v2, whole genome shotgun sequence, the genomic stretch CAGCGGAATCGTGgagtgggcccataacccattgttggagctttgctagaaatctagatagcgcacaaacgaaaaatgcagaaatcgaaaaacaaacattcatgattcatgtgtttcagaGGGCagaagaagaacctgtagaggcgaccgccgactgaatgtcggcggctgtgggaagaatggctacagtccccatagagtcgttcccctgcggaggtagcggcggcggcaatgggtttctctcctcagtcatagcagcccagtgatggggacaggcaattcacgtatggctaaggggaccgattacccagacggtaaaaacttgatgtgtcccacaccatcacaagacacgagtatttatacttaagggtctGAAATGGATATAGACCCGTATCAACGCAAGACTATCCagatggagaaatcccaacatttatCACGATAATCATGAGGCCAAAGTTCTCTAAACTGAATACTTATTCACTGAGTCAATGAACATTATACATGTCTGCATGGTAACAGAAAAcgcattttttctcaaaaaaaatgcgataaattaaatagccatttaaaacttaaaaaatgagtttttttttaaacattaaaaacaaaaaacacgtttttaacgcgttttttttgacttttttcattttttagtttttttaatgcgaaacagttttttttttcattttttatttttatttgttgcaaactacttatcttttgatgtttgtgttattagtttcaaacttattttattttttccttatttttagtttttttattttaaaaatttaccgtattttttctgtatttttttcattttttttaaaactcgCCATGTTATACTAAGGGtaggcgtcgggccgggccgccggtGGGCCTGCCCGGCCCGGGCCTGATAGGCCGacccgtttaagtttaaaaaaatatatattttttaaattttttgtttaaataatatatatttattataaatatattttatatttaaaaaattattttatgattaaaaatttattttttattttaaaatgggCCGgcgagacccgggctatcggcCCGACTGGCCAGATCGAGCTGGCCGGGcaggcccggcccagcccgatgcccacccttatgTTATACCCGATAACATCTCGCCTTTTAAAActtgagacattatttgtgactatgatatggAATAGCTATTTgtgattttctcaaaaataatagGCATTCACTTCACATAAAAATAATAGCATAttatagtaaaaaaatttattagttttccTCTTTCGttttcaattagttgcatttttCTAGAATGATGGGCTGAGCTTTTTATTCCATGTTTCACGGTCTTCGTTTCATAATTAGAAATTTGACCCTTTTCTTGGGTGGTGTCCGTTATGTTCTTTCATTGtctccatttttggatttgGTTGATGTTTCGGCCCATATGCTTTTAAGTTTCTGTTTGGTGGGGTGGGTTTCTCTCCCCTCATTTTTGCTTCACTTGTTCTATGTTAATTTATCTAAAATGttaggggtcgtttggcaaatGAAATATTTTGTGAGAGTTTGATGAATATGCAATAATAAAAGATTGAAATAATTAATAAACaccaatgtttcatgaatctgcttcgaGTCTTTACGATAAATTCTGAATCAAtcacaaaatatttcaagagcCACTTTTAAAAGTTTAGCCCAATCTTGTTGTTAGTCCAAAGTTAGGcacttttttatattattttaaattcataaaatggaAAGGGTGATACAAGCTAATATACAACTAATATCGTCATTTGACTGATCAATGTTTGAAAAACGTCCCTCTAGTTTTAAATACCATATTTTCAAGTCTCAAATGAATTTTACGTCCACCCATAGTTTTCGTTAATCCAActcaagttatatatatatatgtatatacagaCATGTCCCTTAAGTGCATCGAGGAGAACACTTCATAGTTATTAGATATTTACATACATATACTACTGGCTCGACAGAAATGAAAAATACCGACATTTAAAAAtctgttttttcatattgatattttagtgagattttattcatttacatattggttccccttaaaattttaaaattttataactagtttcttttaacttaaattttttagcTCTGCGGTTGCTGTGCAACAATCTCATCTTAGTTCATTTTTGCTTCAATCTCTTTCTTTGTGGTGCCTCTGTCACTCGCATCATTTTTCGTTTCTCAgttgctttttttatttctttatcgATGATAGACCCACCGAATCAACCAACTGTCACATTCAAGTCTTACATtattcagtttttttaaaactaataaaaaatgtCTACAATCAACTATAAAATGCGgggctttgttttttttttttttgaaattttaaacacctaatatacatttaaaaaaaagtagaaatagAAGGTATcataaaaattggaaaatgaactCTGCCAATGCTCCCACTTTAGTGTATTGGAAAATTTATCGATtcaatatttccaaaaaaatataatcTTATTTTTATATGCATTTGAAAGCAAATATTTAAGAATATTTTGACTGATGAACTAAATCGAATTGTCacagagaaataaaaaaactcaaaaataacTACTTAACGAAGCGTTTCAACTCTCACAAGAGTGACGACGTGGCCACTTTCTTTTTACAGATCAGCCCTTTCTTTCTCAATACGAAACCCCTGGATAGACCCTCGCATTAAACGTTCGCAaaattcttcttcctcctccgttCCCGGGGGATCTCGTCTTTTCCGTCTTCCACTCTCTGCCtccatttctggttttcttTGCCGTTTGGGAAGCCCTAGCAGCACTCGGCCATGGCGGAATCGAGCTCCGACGCAGCGGGCGCTTCATCTGGGCCGTTAGTAACTCGATCGAAACTCTTCTTTTCGTTTTCGCTATCTTGAAACACTAGATTTCCGCGTTTCGTTCCTTTGGTTGTCCGAGAGTCGTGTCGAGTGGCAGCTGTTTGGGTGAACTGTGTGACTGGGTGTTTGATCTTTGGGACAGTGCATTTCTTTGTGGCAATTGGGACGCGGACGGACACCATGTTTCTAGTCTGTTGTAGTTTTTCTTTCTCCGCACTTGCCTTTTGTGTCTTTGGTTCATGTCCGATCTATGCATTTGATGTTTCTTATGTTTGTTTCCAAGACATGTGGGTAATGGTTAGGGTTTGCTGCATCTTTTAATGGGTTGGGGTTGAAAAGATCGGCAATTAATGGTCGAGCTGGGAATCTTGAATGTTGTACAGGAATTCTTGAATTCATGTCAGGGACTTctgtttcttgaaaataaaatgggTCCCCTCGGCCCTCTTCTTTTTCGGAGTGAATTTCCATCCGACATCTGCTTGCGCGTGAAACGTGAGGACCTCTACCTGGTTTAAAGTGCATGGTGGGGGTGCTTTTTCGTTTGTTGTATCGGATCCTTGTTCTTGTAAACTGGTTAAGACACCCTGCTGGGAACTCAATGATCTCTAGTGTCATGAATTAGGAGGTTGCTGGAACCTTCAGGCCTCTTGATTACTTGGGAAGTTACAATGCACTTCTTTGGAACGCATTTCATCTACTTACCTGAAGTGATACCATAGGTCGGGGTATGTTGGAGTGCGTTCTTCGCCTGAGAGGTATTTCTCTTTTGAGCTTTAATGTCACCCTCTTCCCGATAAGTAGATTGGATTGCTACCCCTTCTTAGCGTAGGAACAAATACTTCATTCCTTTCTCCTGATAACGGGAGACGCCACTAGAAAGCAAATTCTGGCTAGAGGTCGAGACCGAATCCAACACAACATGGAACCTCATATGGCTGTTTCTCAGGATATAGAAAACGGTATAAGGTGGCCGTGCCTACCTGGTCAAAGCTGATCATCTGCTGTCCATGTTTAGCTCTCGAGTTGCTTGCCTTGCGGGTATGTGATGTCTATTTTAGAAGTTGCGACACTGGATCAAGTGAAATATGAATTAATCGATCTATCACCGGGGGTGATTGTAACAATGTGATTCAAGTACTGGGTTGATTTTCAGATCTCTCTATACGATGATAAAAGAAGTTAGGCATGGTTAACCTTTCGGAATGATCTTTCTTACTCTTGCAGCCTTGTAGTGCTTGTTAACTATTAATTGCTTCTTCCTGGTCCTGTCATTTCTTGATATTCAATGACTTGATTTTTAATTCTTGATTTATGTTGTATCGATGATTGTCTGAAACAGGAAAGGCGCAAAGAAGGATTTCAGTACTGCAATTTTGGAACGTAAGAAGGCTCCCAATCGGTTGATTGTTGATGAAGCTGTAAATGATGATAATTCTGTCGTTTCAATGAACTCTGAGACAATGGATAAGCTCCAGTTTTTCCGAGGGGATACCATCTTGATTAAGGTGTTTAGTCTGGGGATGCTGAACGTTTTCCTTTCATGTATTTATGGCTAGACCACTTCAGTGTGATTCATATGTAATTCCTTTTTCAGGGCAAAAAGAGGAGGGACACAGTGTGCATTGTTCTTGTTGATGATACTTGCGAGCAGCCAAAGATTAGAATGAACAAAGTTGTTCGTTCAAATCTAAGAGTACGCCTAGGTGATGTTGTTTCTGTCCATCAATGCCCTGATGTGAAGTACGGGAAACGTGTTCACATACTGCCAATTGATGACACAATTGAGGGCGTTACAGGAAATCTATTTGATGCTTATCTGAAACGTGAGTAACTTCCCAGTAACCTTTTTGATAATAATTTTGTTCTGTGAGTTGCATCTTTCCCTGAACTTATTTCTTGTAATTTCAGCATACTTCCTGGAGTCCTATAGGCCAGTGAGAAAGGGTGACCTTTTTCTTGTAAGAGGAGGAATGAGGAGCGTGGAATTTAAGGTCATTGAAACAGATCCTGGAGAATATTGTATTGTTGCTCCAGACACAGAGATCTTCTGTGAAGGAGAGCCTGTTAAACGTGAGGATGAAGAGCGATTAAATGAAGTTGGCTATGATGATGTGGGTGGTGTAAGAAAACAGATGGCTCAGATTCGTGAACTGGTTGAACTTCCACTCAGACACCCCCAGCTGTTCAAATCAATTGGGGTGAAGCCTCCAAAAGGTATCCTGCTTTATGGGCCACCTGGTTCTGGAAAGACATTAATTGCTAGAGCTGTTGCAAATGAAACTGGtgcctttttcttcttaatcaatgGACCTGAAATTATGTCTAAATTGGCTGGAGAAAGTGAAAGCAACTTGAGAAAGGCCTTTGAGGAGGCTGAAAAGAATTCTCCTGCTATCATCTTTATTGATGAGATTGACTCCATAGCCCCCAAAAGAGAGAAGACACATGGTGAAGTGGAGAGGCGAATTGTGTCCCAACTGTTGACTTTAATGGATGGCCTTAAGACTCGAGCACATGTTATTGTTATTGGAGCTACCAATAGACCAAACAGCATTGATCCAGCTCTTAGAAGATTTGGAAGGTTTGATAGGGAGATTGATATTGGTGTTCCAGACGAGGTTGGGCGGTTAGAGGTTCTCAGAATACACACAAAGAACATGAAGCTTGCAGATGATGTAaagattcttcttcttttttgcttcttactATATTTATGATCTGTCTTACTGTCTTTTATAAATATCTGTAAAATTCTCTTGTAATGTCGTCTTAACTTTTAGGTTGACCTGGAAAGAGTTGCAAAAGATACACATGGTTATGTCGGAGCAGACCTTGCTGCTCTTTGTACCGAGGCTGCCCTTCAGTGCATTCGGGAGAAAATGGATGTCATTGACTTAGAGGATGATGCAATTGATGCTGAGATTCTTAACTCAATGGCAGTAACAAATGAACATTTCAAAACAGCTCTGGGCTCTTCCAATCCATCTGCTTTACGTGAAACTGTGAGTCTTTGCATCATCCTCTCATCATCTTCTTGTTTGTTCAATAAGAGCTCATCCTTTGTTTTTGGGTCGCTATATGATTGTGGTTTCtatttttacaattttgatAGGTTGTGGAGGTTCCTAATGTCACATGGGAGGATATTGGTGGCTTGGACAATGTGAAAAGAGAACTTCAGgaggtgattttttttatctttttattttgcCGGCCATCCACTGCTTCTGTAAGAGGAAGATCAGTGTGTTGGCATGCAATGTATTGGAACAGTCGCTGGCTGAGCACTTTGTTCTTGAAGTCAGCAAACAAGAAATTGCTGACTGCACTTGGTGTTGATCATACTTGATCGGCTTTTAAATCTCTTCCAAGCTCTTAAAATTTATGTTTGGTCCacaaatttttagtatttttactGTTTAACGTCAGTGCAGGAATCTTGCATGGATGTTTTGCATGCAATTCATCCTTGTTACATCTAATTATTGTTGTTTCATGATTATTCTGTTACAGACTGTACAGTATCCAGTTGAGCATCCTGAGAAATTTGAGAAGTTCGGGATGTCTCCCTCCAAAGGAGTGCTATTTTATGGTCCTCCTGGCTGTGGTAAAACTCTTCTTGCAAAGGCTATTGCAAATGAGTGCCAGGCAAATTTTATTAGCGTGAAGGGGCCTGAGTTGTTAACTATGTGGTTTGGAGAGAGTGAAGCTAATGTTCGGGAGATCTTCGACAAAGCCAGGCAATCAGCTCCCTGTGTCCTTTTCTTTGATGAACTTGACTCTATAGCAACTCAGGTAACACTTGTTAATGACATCTCGTATTCTTTATCATGGTTTGAATTTTTCTGGTggtgaagatgaaaaagagatgAATGGAAACAATATGATTGCATCCAATTTTAGTCATTCAAACTGTTCTAGGTTGTCTTAATTGGTTCCTCAATTGCCAAGTCTGTCTAATTGCTTTGCTGTGACCGCTTAGCTGCAACCAGATTGGTCaaaaataaatatgcaaaaGTCCCTAGCGTGAGACTTTGAGAATCTCAAAATATCTTGTCACACTTGTGGAACAACAACATGCTAATATGTTGATGCTCTTCTTTACAGCTTCAGGAACGCATTTACTAGTTTACATTTGTACTCTTACCTTCCGAGAATACATTTACTAGTTTATTTTCAAACGCTGCTTCACTTTATAATAGGAGGCACATGTTTATATTACGTTCTTAACTAACATTTTACTGGAAATGTCTTTCTTGCCTTTCCTAACTGATCATCCAGTTGCACTATTATTCTtttagtttaaactttaaacccTTCACTTATTGGATTTTATattctctctcccccccccccccccgtcTGCCTCTCATATTTTGGACTTTCGACCTCCCAGGAACACTTTTACTAGTTTATTTTAACCTCCCATTCATTTATACTGATGAGCATATATTTGTATAATATATTCTTTGAATGCGTAtgtctttcttgcttttcctgaTTAATCATGCCTGCTTTTTCGTTCTGGTCTTCTTCTTCAGCGTGGAAGCTCTGTTGGAGATGCTGGTGGTGCTGCTGACCGTGTATTGAATCAATTGTTGACTGAAATGGATGGCATGACTGCAAAGAAGACTGTCTTTATAATTGGAGCAACAAACAGGCCCGACATTATTGATCCTGCCTTGCTTAGGCCTGGTCGTTTGGACCAGTTGATTTACATACCCTTGCCAGATGAAGCTTCTCGACTCCAAATCTTCAAAGCATGTCTACGGAAGTCACCTGTATCAAAGGACGTCGACCTTCCTACCTTGGCACGCTATACTCATGGTTTTAGTGGTGCTGATATTACTGAAATTTGCCAGAGAGCTTGCAAATATGCTATCAGAGAGAACATTGAGAAGGTAAAGCCTTTTTCCTTATTCTTTGCCCTTTTGAGTGGTCCTTTTTCCATGGATGCTATGTCAAATTGTGCCAAGAAGTTCCTGATTACATGCTCGTGAAAGTAACAGTCATGCTAACCCCGTGTTCAAAGATATTTGGCATAGCATATATTCTTTGCCAAGTACTGTTGAAACTTCAACGTGAGCTGTTTGTAGTTTGTACTGTTATCTCTGAGTCTGTGGATAATGATGTGAGCCACAATTTTTTGGCTGCAATGTGGCTCATTAGAATTTTTATCTAGAAAGGTACAAATAATTTTTGAGGATGCAGCAACTGCATGATGATCAAGATTCAAGTCTATTTTTCTGCTTATTCAGACACATGGTGAAGGGTTGCTTTCAATCACTTGTAAGATGTACTTGCATTAGTAAGGTAGGTGTAGGCCCTAATGCTAACACGTCAATTATCATGGTGGCTTACagtatttggttttggatttgttTAGGCCTCAGATTATCAGGAAACCAAACGTTTGCAACCAATGAGCATGAGTTTTCTAGAGAAatgattttcttgttatttttttgttgttgagaCCCGGAAATCATCTGTGATTGAGCTTGTTTTTCAGCTTTACCTATGTTTGCTTGTCTATGTTtgtaatgattttttctttttttcacaatCAATTTCCTTGTGAAAACAGGACATTGAGCGGGAGCGCAAGAGGAACGAGAACCCTGAGGCGATGGAAGAGGATGATCTAGATGAAGTTCCGGAAATAAAAGCAGCACATTTTGAAGAATCCATGAAGTATGCTAGAAGAAGTGTAAGTGATGCTGACATAAGGAAGTACCAACTCTTTGCTCAAACATTGCAGCAGTCTCGTGGGTTTGGATCAGAATTCCGCTTCCCTGATAGACCTGAGTCTGGTTCTGCTGCTGGAGCCGCAGATCCATTTGCCACTGCTGGAGGTGGAGACGATGATGATTTATATAGCTAAGACATGAATACCTGGACTGCGCGCATCTCCAGCAAACATATGATCTGCAAAGTTCATCCTTTTGGTGCTTTCCTttctgaaaaattgttctaatttttcctgaatttttaCTTGTTGATGCACTCAACGCATTTAAGTTTACTTGATCTTACAGAATCACAATGCTATGATTGACGCCTATGGAATATAAACTTTCAATTCAACCTTCAAAACTGCCGTAGTGCAGGCACGAAGAGATTGTactgatttttttgttgatcCATTACCATAAGTCGTGTTATCGGCGACGCTGCATATAGTAACATGTCGACTGCTACATGTCGTATTAGCCTCTTACCGATATGATATAAGTTAGGtacaagtttttttcatttttaaaataaaattaaatggTCTTATTATGTGTAACGCTTTGTATTGATCCGTACGCAGCAAAAACTAAGACAATCAGGGATAGAGCTAGATTTTGGATAATGgttactagttataaaatttaaaatttttaaaagcacCACCATGTAACGAAATAAAATAGCCTGATgtatctataaaaaaaaaagaatttttttgtgggttttgtgggcaactgcccatatTTGCCTCAGCCCCAGAAGACAATGCTGATACTATTTTTTACATTACTGTAAAGAATTAGCATCTTGGATTGATCGAATACTAGAGAATTAAGTGTTTGAAACatcattttgtttcaagtttttcaGTACCTTTTTTTCAATCTCTAAATGAATTTAGGTTAAGCCACAGGTTTTGTTAATTTGACTCATGAATTCacaaattttattcttttggacttttttgtttttggctgtTGGGTTGACAGTTTTGGAGAAACTAAAACCATTAGAGGCTCTTTTACTACTTTCTTTTCTAGAAAAAGCTAAGTTGGAcgcattcttttttttttttttaagtttcgTTTCTTGTCACACCTTGTCACACCGTTACTTATATAAAACTCACTTATCTAGTAAAGTTTCAGTTCATTTTATGCGTTTCGGAATTGGTAGCTTACAAGTGAAATAGAATGACTTAcagtatgagagagagagagagagaaccctcTTTGCTTGGCGATCACCCATGgggaaaaatatgaaagaaattggGGAAATTTAGCGTTCACTCAAAAGAAAAGTAGGGTTGGAATTGGAGGACAGATGAATCAATGTAGTCAAATGGACATTCCCCAAGTAGGTTGGTGGCCGGGCCCAAGTCTGAACGATAGCTCGGTACCGAGCCACACTTCGAAACCCGAGCTTGGGCTCAACCCCGTTAAgataaaaaatatacttttaaatataaaataatacataaatatattttaaatataaaataatgcatAAAAAATGTGTATCTTGCCAACACGAACCGGGCAGGCCCGGTATGCATTTTAGATCTGTCTTGGGACCTGGGTTCCTTTACCTTAAATGTCTGCGGTTTGAAGTTAAGCAGAGTAATACCCATAGGAATCGAACTGAGGATACATTTGATTAAAGACCAACGGGGGCAGATAACTCCCTCAATGACTCCGTTCAGTTGAGGAAGAAGCATCCCGCGGTCGCCCTCCCAcagagacggaggagaaggagagaaacataACGGGctagggcagctcgggggcCTTTCTCCGGGgggcggaggtggaggagaaaGGCAGCTCGAGggtggagaagaggagaaaggcaggGGAGATAGGGGCGGAGGTAGAGGAGAAGGAGACGGAGTCGAGGGCTCGGGGTCGGGCTCGTGCGTCGGGGGCGAGAGAGGAAGTTTCTGTCCTGTCTGTTCCGAGGGTTAGCTCGAAACAGaatgggacaaaaaaaattatttatacccTCGTTCAGTTGTCCGTTCTATCCAGCCTATTCTGTGTTCaacgtttgatgaaaaaatcaactaaACAGGACAGGCGTGTCCTGTGGCCATCAAATGACCTCTAAGAGTAcgctgaccagctatgctatgttATACATATCTATACGATTATACTGCCATTATATACTCCGCATCGTTCATTTTGCAGTCTCAACTTGTGACTTATAACCACTTCATCTTCAAATATGACAATCTAAATAACACTGCCAAAACAACATCTTATCATATCACCATCCAAGATTTTATTATACTTGGCTAAATCTGTACTTGATACAACAAGCGGACACTTCCACACAATTTCTCTTTTATTCCGTCTTTGTTCTTTCCACCATCATAATGGAATGAAGCAAATGACATTGAAAGACTCTTGATGGGCATGACCAAGAGGTCTCCCATCTTCATATCTCTCTAGCTGCTGGCAACTTGAGAAATTAAGAGATCGGCAGCAGTGGGATTGATGACATGACAGTTCTGTCTGATCTCCCCTTGAGTTCCTGTCAGCACTTCGATGTTCCCCATCTTCACCATCGACTTTGCGAACTTTGTTGCCCACCCGGATGGGTTATTCACATTGTCCACAACCTGTTACGAAACGTTAAACATGTGATTAAGCTCTTAATCTTTTATTGCTAGATGTGAATAGAAAGGGGTGGTTTCGCATGTTCTAAAAAttagaacagattcatgaaatacttatCAAACGCTTCTAAAATTggaacagattcataaaatccaatttcttaGATATATAGGTGGAGACATGGAGTATTTTCACCTTGGCACTTTACCTACCACAACCttttttatacttaaaaaatcGTGTCGATAAAGTCAGTGGATGAGCAGTTTTTGGATGTAATCCATACAGCCGGAGAAAATAAGGTCAACGTGAACTATCTTGAGCAAACAAACCCGGAAAGAGCATTTAACAAGAACAAATGTTATGTTATTAGAACATGTACATAAGACACAATCATCTAAAAAAAACCATCTTCTTGTTTTAGAAATTATATGATGCGATTACAGATATCGTTCTTAAATTCAATCATAATACAGGACAAAACCATGATCgtgaaacaaaaaacatagtGTTCTTAAAGCATGTTTGCGAGGACTTGTGATTCAAAAACATAGCATTGTTCTTACCAATTGCCTTCAAGGCGCGCGTTTGATTGCCTCTAATCTAAAATCATCAGTATTTGGAAACCATATGCTTAATATTAGAAACCCTTTCCTCCTCCGATCTTAAGTCACACATTTTCTCACtgtaaaaaggtaaaataaagtttttaccTGTGGACTTTAGATTTGACCTAAGTTTTTTAGTTTGACAAGCCATAGATTTTATCATAGATCTGTTAcaatatcaacaaaaacatgtcaCTACATCATACATACatctatggatttcaaatctcgAGTAATCAAACACGCATTAAAGGTGGGTGCGATTGAATAATGGCGGAGAAAAGGGCATGAGACAAATTTTCTCCAACAATATAATATGATAACATCTACACTACTACATAAATTTCATTTGTCTTATGAAATGGCATTAGGATACTCACCATCTGTTTGGAGGCGCTGGAGGTCAGCAGCGCCTGGTCAGAGGTGAAGAGACCGAGGTTCCGGAGCAGGCCCACGTAGTACATGTTGTCCAGGACGACGGGGG encodes the following:
- the LOC116262415 gene encoding cell division cycle protein 48 homolog, giving the protein MAESSSDAAGASSGPKGAKKDFSTAILERKKAPNRLIVDEAVNDDNSVVSMNSETMDKLQFFRGDTILIKGKKRRDTVCIVLVDDTCEQPKIRMNKVVRSNLRVRLGDVVSVHQCPDVKYGKRVHILPIDDTIEGVTGNLFDAYLKPYFLESYRPVRKGDLFLVRGGMRSVEFKVIETDPGEYCIVAPDTEIFCEGEPVKREDEERLNEVGYDDVGGVRKQMAQIRELVELPLRHPQLFKSIGVKPPKGILLYGPPGSGKTLIARAVANETGAFFFLINGPEIMSKLAGESESNLRKAFEEAEKNSPAIIFIDEIDSIAPKREKTHGEVERRIVSQLLTLMDGLKTRAHVIVIGATNRPNSIDPALRRFGRFDREIDIGVPDEVGRLEVLRIHTKNMKLADDVDLERVAKDTHGYVGADLAALCTEAALQCIREKMDVIDLEDDAIDAEILNSMAVTNEHFKTALGSSNPSALRETVVEVPNVTWEDIGGLDNVKRELQETVQYPVEHPEKFEKFGMSPSKGVLFYGPPGCGKTLLAKAIANECQANFISVKGPELLTMWFGESEANVREIFDKARQSAPCVLFFDELDSIATQRGSSVGDAGGAADRVLNQLLTEMDGMTAKKTVFIIGATNRPDIIDPALLRPGRLDQLIYIPLPDEASRLQIFKACLRKSPVSKDVDLPTLARYTHGFSGADITEICQRACKYAIRENIEKDIERERKRNENPEAMEEDDLDEVPEIKAAHFEESMKYARRSVSDADIRKYQLFAQTLQQSRGFGSEFRFPDRPESGSAAGAADPFATAGGGDDDDLYS